A section of the Pseudomonas fluorescens genome encodes:
- the flgC gene encoding flagellar basal body rod protein FlgC: MSLSSVFNIAGSGMSAQTTRLNTVASNIANAETVSSSIDQTYRARHPVFATMFQAGQNGGSDSLFQSQDAAGQGVQVLGVVEDQSNLDARYEPNHPAANEKGYVYYPNVNVVEEMADMISASRSFQTNAEMMNTAKAMMQKVLTLGQ, from the coding sequence ATGTCTCTATCCAGTGTTTTCAATATTGCCGGTAGTGGCATGAGCGCCCAGACCACGCGTCTGAACACGGTCGCCAGTAACATTGCCAACGCCGAGACGGTGTCGTCGAGCATCGACCAGACCTACCGTGCCCGGCACCCGGTGTTTGCCACCATGTTCCAGGCGGGTCAGAACGGCGGCAGCGACTCGTTGTTCCAGAGCCAGGATGCAGCGGGTCAGGGTGTGCAGGTGTTGGGTGTGGTCGAAGACCAGAGCAATCTCGACGCGCGCTACGAACCCAATCATCCCGCCGCGAACGAAAAGGGCTACGTGTATTACCCCAACGTCAACGTGGTCGAGGAAATGGCTGACATGATTTCCGCCAGTCGCTCGTTCCAGACCAACGCGGAAATGATGAACACCGCCAAAGCCATGATGCAGAAGGTCCTGACCCTCGGTCAGTGA
- the cheR gene encoding protein-glutamate O-methyltransferase CheR, with product MSTGNLDFEQFRVFLEKACGILLGENKQYLVSSRLNKLMEQQGIKSLGELVQRIQGQPRSGLKEMVVDAMTTNETLWFRDTYPFEVLKNKVLPEAIKASPGQRLRIWSAACSSGQEPYSLSMSIDEFERTNMGQLKAGVQIVATDLSGTMLTNCKTGEYDSLALGRGLSQERLQRYFDPKGAGRWAVKAPIKSRVEFRSFNLLDSYASLGKFDIVFCRNVLIYFSAEVKKDILLRIHGTLKRGGYLFLGASEALNGLPDHYQMVQCSPGIIYQAK from the coding sequence TTGTCTACGGGTAATTTGGATTTCGAACAGTTCCGGGTATTCCTGGAAAAAGCCTGTGGCATATTGCTTGGTGAAAACAAGCAATACCTGGTATCAAGCCGTCTCAACAAATTGATGGAACAGCAGGGCATCAAGTCCCTGGGCGAGCTGGTGCAGCGCATCCAGGGCCAGCCACGCAGCGGGCTCAAGGAGATGGTGGTCGATGCCATGACCACCAACGAAACCCTGTGGTTTCGTGATACCTACCCCTTCGAGGTGCTCAAGAACAAGGTATTGCCCGAGGCCATCAAGGCCAGCCCTGGCCAGCGCTTGCGCATCTGGTCGGCGGCGTGTTCATCGGGGCAGGAACCCTATTCGCTGTCGATGTCCATTGATGAGTTCGAACGGACCAACATGGGCCAGTTGAAGGCAGGGGTGCAAATTGTTGCCACTGACTTGTCCGGCACCATGCTGACCAACTGCAAGACCGGCGAGTACGACAGCCTGGCCCTGGGGCGCGGGCTGTCCCAGGAACGGCTGCAGCGCTACTTCGACCCCAAGGGTGCCGGGCGCTGGGCGGTCAAGGCGCCGATCAAGAGCCGGGTGGAGTTCCGCTCGTTCAACCTGCTGGACAGCTATGCCAGCCTGGGCAAGTTTGACATCGTGTTTTGCCGCAACGTCCTGATCTACTTTTCGGCTGAAGTGAAGAAGGACATCCTGTTGCGCATCCATGGCACGCTCAAGCGCGGTGGGTACTTGTTCCTTGGTGCATCCGAGGCGCTGAACGGGTTGCCGGATCATTACCAGATGGTGCAATGCAGCCCGGGCATCATCTACCAGGCCAAATAA
- the flgD gene encoding flagellar hook assembly protein FlgD, whose amino-acid sequence MSITNDVSSQSTIQSLFDSKVKDAKSSQGNLADTAKAASGNQSLGKDAFLQLLVTQLKNQNPLSPQDNGAFVAQLAQFSSLEGINTLNDSVNTITGNYKSSQALQASSLVGRSVIIQTDKALVDTSKSFTGSVAVGSSVGNVTVKVTDKDGKLVKTIDLGPQSAGKSDFIWDGKNDAGEQLDSGTYTFAASTKNDAGDSVALKTSLPATVTSVTLSQTGGEMLLNLSGGMGSIKLSQIQTIGT is encoded by the coding sequence ATGTCCATCACGAACGATGTGTCGAGTCAGTCGACGATCCAGAGTCTGTTCGACTCCAAGGTCAAGGATGCCAAGTCCAGCCAGGGCAACCTGGCCGATACCGCCAAGGCGGCCTCGGGCAACCAGTCCCTGGGCAAGGATGCATTCCTGCAGCTGCTGGTCACCCAACTGAAGAACCAGAACCCGCTGTCGCCCCAGGACAACGGCGCGTTCGTGGCGCAACTGGCACAGTTCAGCAGCCTGGAAGGCATCAACACGTTGAACGACTCGGTGAATACCATCACCGGCAACTACAAGTCGTCACAGGCGCTGCAAGCTTCTTCGCTGGTGGGGCGCTCGGTGATTATTCAAACCGACAAGGCCCTGGTGGATACGAGCAAGAGCTTTACGGGCTCGGTCGCCGTGGGATCGTCGGTGGGCAATGTCACCGTCAAAGTCACCGACAAGGATGGCAAGTTGGTCAAGACCATCGACCTGGGGCCCCAGAGTGCCGGTAAGTCGGACTTTATCTGGGACGGTAAAAACGACGCGGGCGAGCAGCTTGATTCTGGCACCTACACCTTCGCGGCCAGCACCAAGAATGACGCCGGTGATTCGGTTGCCCTGAAAACCTCGCTGCCGGCCACGGTCACCAGCGTGACCTTGAGCCAGACCGGCGGCGAAATGCTGCTCAATCTTTCTGGCGGCATGGGCAGTATCAAGCTGTCGCAAATTCAGACTATCGGTACATAG
- the flgB gene encoding flagellar basal body rod protein FlgB, producing the protein MSISFDKALGIHEQALGFRAQRAEVLANNIANADTPNYKARDLDFAAVLAAQSDKTKNGAFALNMTNNRHIEAQGLGSGDESLMYRTPMQPSIDQNTVDAQLEQSNYAENSVNFQASFTLLNSKFKGLMAALRGE; encoded by the coding sequence ATGAGCATCAGCTTCGATAAAGCGCTCGGTATCCACGAACAAGCCCTGGGCTTCCGCGCCCAACGTGCCGAAGTCCTGGCTAACAACATCGCCAACGCCGATACCCCGAACTACAAGGCTCGGGACCTGGACTTTGCCGCCGTGCTCGCTGCACAGAGCGACAAGACCAAGAACGGTGCCTTCGCCTTGAACATGACCAATAACCGTCATATCGAAGCGCAGGGTCTGGGCAGTGGCGATGAGTCGCTGATGTACCGCACGCCGATGCAGCCTTCGATCGACCAGAACACCGTCGATGCGCAGTTGGAACAATCGAACTACGCCGAGAACTCGGTGAACTTCCAGGCCAGCTTCACCCTGCTCAATAGCAAATTCAAAGGGCTGATGGCAGCCCTGCGCGGAGAGTAA
- the flgE gene encoding flagellar hook protein FlgE — protein sequence MSFNIGLSGLYAANKQLDVTGNNIANVATTGFKSSRAEFGDIYAASRLGTGNKTIGTGVNLAAVSQQFTQGEVNGSGGVLDMGIQGGGFFVQKGSDGSLEYTRNGSFQANKDGYITNNTGTSRLQGYAADEDGKISKSGLTDLRINLSNLPPKASTKVDSSSNLNSSKPVIDQTTNPFDPTVATSFTEQYGTTLYDTQGNAHEMVQYMVKTGSNTWKSYTLIDGRNPDGTRVKGTGAVAPVASTVTFDTSGTLKGIVTPPSTVSNTTLTISNWKPGVMENGVWNPDNGAAANPGGIAINMSDITQYNSASYRNPPITDGYATGEITGLKIDGSGVLFATFSNQQSKAIGQISLASFNNEQGLQPAGGTTWKETFASGQPGYDAPESGTLGSIVANSLENSNVNLTNELVDLIKAQSNYQANAKTISTQSTIMQTIIQMT from the coding sequence ATGTCTTTTAATATCGGCCTTAGCGGCCTCTATGCGGCCAACAAACAACTGGACGTGACCGGCAACAACATCGCCAACGTCGCGACCACCGGCTTCAAGTCGTCCCGCGCAGAGTTCGGCGACATTTATGCGGCGTCCCGGCTGGGCACTGGCAATAAAACCATCGGTACGGGCGTGAACCTGGCGGCGGTTTCCCAGCAGTTCACCCAGGGTGAAGTCAACGGCAGCGGTGGCGTGTTGGACATGGGCATCCAGGGTGGCGGCTTCTTCGTACAGAAGGGCAGCGACGGTTCGCTGGAGTACACCCGTAACGGCTCGTTCCAGGCGAACAAGGACGGTTACATCACCAACAACACCGGCACCTCGCGCCTGCAGGGTTATGCCGCCGACGAAGATGGCAAAATCTCCAAGAGCGGCCTGACCGACCTGCGGATCAACCTGTCCAACTTGCCGCCTAAAGCGTCGACCAAGGTTGATTCCAGCAGCAACCTGAACTCCTCCAAGCCGGTGATCGACCAGACGACCAATCCGTTTGATCCGACTGTAGCGACCTCGTTTACCGAGCAATACGGCACCACGCTGTATGACACTCAAGGCAATGCCCATGAGATGGTGCAGTACATGGTGAAAACCGGTTCCAATACCTGGAAGTCCTACACCCTGATCGATGGACGTAACCCTGACGGTACGCGGGTCAAGGGAACGGGTGCGGTAGCCCCGGTAGCCTCCACCGTGACATTTGATACCTCAGGCACCCTGAAGGGCATCGTGACTCCGCCAAGCACCGTGTCCAATACCACCCTGACCATCAGCAACTGGAAGCCGGGTGTCATGGAAAATGGTGTGTGGAACCCTGACAACGGGGCTGCTGCCAACCCAGGGGGTATCGCGATCAACATGTCCGATATCACTCAGTACAACTCGGCCAGCTACCGTAACCCGCCGATCACCGATGGCTACGCCACCGGCGAAATCACCGGGCTGAAAATCGACGGCAGCGGTGTATTGTTCGCCACCTTCAGCAACCAGCAAAGCAAGGCTATCGGTCAGATCTCCCTGGCCAGTTTCAACAATGAGCAAGGCCTGCAGCCTGCTGGTGGAACCACGTGGAAAGAAACCTTTGCCTCCGGCCAGCCAGGCTACGATGCACCGGAATCCGGCACCCTGGGTTCGATCGTGGCCAACTCCCTGGAGAACTCCAACGTCAACCTGACCAATGAGCTGGTGGACCTGATTAAGGCCCAGAGCAACTACCAGGCGAACGCCAAGACCATCTCCACCCAGAGCACCATCATGCAGACCATCATTCAGATGACCTGA